A window of Ardenticatena maritima contains these coding sequences:
- a CDS encoding BTAD domain-containing putative transcriptional regulator, with amino-acid sequence MSELWLIHSKLKPPRFRAPLLTREALFDRLEEARRHTLTIVQAGAGEGKSTTLALFVTQSTLPFAWYTLGPEDADPLVFWSHLAAALDSVRPGIQATLHPLLVRARQGEFPWGLIAEALANAAEQPPTDCLLVLDDIHHLDDHPETVRTFERWVSLLPPTLHLIITTRRRLTWPTLTRFLAQRRAWLITESELRLTSADIAALFAHHGIRLRPDQCEQLYNATEGWIMPLQLLAAHLRGATAERVDEALPNLAASLDMLGDFLMHTLIAPLPASLQQFLFDTAILRVLEPAACDAVRRRRDSTALLAQLADIGLNLVQIDDQTYRHHHLVHEFLQQEAQRDPVRWRLLHRRAAAYFAQHGQAEESIDHLLQAEDYEAAAHGMSIVAPRLLAEGRFAHLRRWLNALPDAIRDAWPDLLLIQGDVARFTSRYDDALAAYRRAETCYLARDDAIGQSQALKSQALVYIDTVHPAPAEQLLKQALRVLRREAPTESADLLQLLAENATNRGRPNLGARWYAAARRLGAPPNTELEARIHLRSGRLDACRTILTDQHAATPHRPARTHREPSLLLAFVDVLQGRTTSARQRAADGLALARRLQSPFTESVAHMRLGHAWQLPPLADIARAQRHYEHAIRLNRELAILRGEAEPLFGLAFLHAHHGAPATALEAADRAIRLALRAGDEWVAAIGHLARGITHALHTTPEDAASALHEALHRFETCHDMFGAAMAHLWMAWTAYHTHDPDTFAEHAPHWLAYAITAPEHLHAATLFGLRDPQAYIPLLIHARDHLLPPAAERARALLRQTGLPADIAHHPGYTLHVRLFGPFEVCRGKQPVPADAWRRAKARHLLGLLALHPTPLQREVLFEHLWPDTPPDNAETQLKVTLNALANAIEPERPRRAGTFFIHREGNTIAIQRDAVVCDVWLFQDLIARAEAEPEAERAIELLEQALALYRGDVLPECRYEEWAWPHIERLRLQAVRAAEWLARLYLTRGDAEAAIASAERALALDTCWEPAYRIAMRACAMLHRRPHIVRLYRRCREALQRELGVAPMPETTALYEALVGYAHDANRGGVDTP; translated from the coding sequence ATGAGCGAACTCTGGCTCATCCACAGCAAACTGAAGCCGCCGCGCTTTCGCGCCCCGCTGCTCACACGCGAGGCACTCTTCGACCGCCTGGAAGAAGCCCGCCGCCACACGCTCACCATCGTGCAAGCCGGCGCAGGCGAAGGCAAAAGCACAACCCTGGCGCTCTTCGTCACGCAGTCCACGCTCCCCTTTGCCTGGTACACACTCGGACCAGAAGACGCCGACCCGCTCGTTTTCTGGTCGCACTTGGCGGCGGCGCTCGATAGCGTGCGTCCGGGTATCCAAGCAACCTTGCACCCCCTGCTTGTTCGTGCCCGTCAGGGTGAATTCCCGTGGGGGCTGATTGCCGAAGCCCTTGCCAACGCCGCCGAACAGCCCCCCACCGACTGCCTGCTCGTGCTGGACGACATTCATCACCTCGACGACCATCCCGAAACAGTGCGCACCTTTGAGCGCTGGGTGAGCCTTCTGCCGCCGACACTGCACCTCATCATCACCACCCGCCGACGCCTCACCTGGCCAACCCTCACGCGCTTTCTGGCGCAACGCCGCGCATGGCTCATCACCGAATCCGAATTGCGCCTGACCAGCGCCGACATTGCCGCGCTGTTTGCGCACCACGGCATCCGCCTGCGCCCCGACCAGTGCGAGCAACTTTACAACGCCACCGAAGGCTGGATCATGCCGCTGCAACTGCTGGCCGCCCACCTGCGCGGCGCCACCGCCGAGCGCGTTGATGAAGCGCTCCCCAACCTTGCGGCATCGCTCGATATGCTGGGCGACTTTCTCATGCACACGCTCATCGCCCCACTCCCCGCCTCGCTCCAACAATTTTTGTTCGACACCGCCATTTTGCGCGTGCTGGAACCCGCCGCCTGCGACGCCGTGCGGCGTCGGCGTGATAGCACCGCCCTTCTGGCGCAACTCGCCGATATCGGGCTCAACCTGGTGCAGATTGACGACCAGACCTATCGCCACCACCACCTTGTCCACGAATTTTTACAGCAAGAAGCCCAACGCGACCCCGTGCGCTGGCGGCTCTTGCACCGCCGCGCCGCCGCCTATTTTGCCCAGCATGGGCAGGCCGAAGAAAGCATAGACCACCTGCTTCAGGCGGAAGATTACGAAGCCGCCGCCCACGGCATGAGCATCGTTGCGCCCCGTTTGCTGGCGGAAGGGCGTTTCGCCCACCTGCGCCGCTGGCTGAACGCCCTGCCCGACGCCATTCGCGACGCCTGGCCCGACCTGCTCCTCATCCAGGGCGACGTGGCGCGCTTCACCAGCCGCTACGACGACGCCCTCGCGGCATACCGCCGCGCCGAAACCTGCTACCTCGCCCGCGACGACGCCATCGGGCAAAGCCAAGCGCTCAAAAGCCAGGCGCTCGTTTACATTGACACGGTTCACCCCGCCCCCGCCGAACAACTGTTGAAGCAAGCCTTGCGCGTTTTACGCCGCGAAGCCCCCACCGAAAGCGCCGACCTGCTGCAACTGCTGGCGGAAAACGCCACCAACCGCGGCCGCCCCAACCTGGGCGCGCGCTGGTACGCCGCTGCACGCCGCCTGGGCGCTCCCCCCAACACCGAACTTGAAGCCCGCATCCACCTGCGCAGCGGCCGCCTCGACGCCTGCCGCACCATTCTGACAGACCAGCACGCCGCCACCCCTCACCGTCCCGCCCGCACCCACCGCGAACCGAGCCTCTTGCTCGCGTTCGTAGACGTTCTGCAAGGGCGCACCACATCCGCACGCCAACGCGCCGCCGACGGGCTTGCGCTGGCGCGTCGGCTGCAATCCCCATTCACCGAATCGGTCGCGCATATGCGGCTGGGGCACGCCTGGCAACTGCCCCCGCTGGCGGACATCGCGCGCGCGCAACGCCATTACGAGCACGCCATCCGCCTCAACCGCGAACTGGCAATCCTGCGGGGCGAAGCCGAACCGCTTTTTGGGCTGGCATTCTTGCACGCGCACCACGGCGCCCCCGCCACCGCGCTGGAAGCCGCCGACCGCGCTATTCGCCTGGCACTGCGTGCCGGCGATGAATGGGTAGCCGCCATCGGGCACTTGGCGCGCGGCATCACCCACGCCCTGCACACCACCCCCGAAGACGCCGCCAGCGCCTTACACGAAGCCCTGCACCGTTTTGAAACCTGCCACGATATGTTTGGCGCCGCCATGGCGCACCTCTGGATGGCATGGACAGCCTATCACACCCACGACCCCGACACGTTCGCCGAACATGCGCCGCACTGGCTTGCCTACGCTATCACCGCCCCCGAACACCTGCACGCCGCCACGCTCTTTGGCCTGCGCGACCCCCAAGCCTACATCCCTCTGCTCATCCATGCGCGCGACCACTTGCTGCCCCCGGCGGCTGAGCGTGCACGCGCCCTTTTGCGCCAAACAGGGCTCCCCGCCGACATCGCACATCATCCGGGCTACACGCTGCATGTGCGGCTCTTTGGTCCGTTCGAGGTCTGCCGCGGCAAGCAGCCGGTTCCCGCCGACGCCTGGCGACGCGCCAAAGCGCGCCACCTGTTGGGACTGCTCGCCCTGCACCCCACCCCCTTGCAACGCGAAGTCCTGTTCGAGCACCTCTGGCCTGACACGCCACCCGATAACGCCGAAACGCAATTGAAAGTCACGTTGAACGCCCTCGCCAACGCCATTGAACCGGAACGGCCACGCCGGGCTGGCACATTTTTCATTCACCGTGAAGGAAACACCATCGCCATCCAGCGCGACGCCGTCGTCTGCGACGTGTGGCTGTTTCAAGACCTCATCGCCCGCGCCGAAGCCGAACCCGAAGCGGAACGCGCCATCGAGTTGCTCGAACAAGCCCTGGCGCTCTATCGCGGCGACGTGTTGCCCGAATGCCGCTACGAAGAATGGGCGTGGCCGCATATCGAGCGGCTGCGCCTGCAAGCGGTACGCGCCGCGGAATGGCTGGCACGCCTCTACCTGACACGGGGCGACGCCGAAGCGGCCATTGCCAGCGCCGAACGTGCGCTGGCGCTGGATACCTGTTGGGAACCCGCCTATCGCATTGCCATGCGCGCCTGCGCCATGTTGCACCGTCGCCCGCACATTGTGCGGCTATACCGCCGCTGCCGGGAAGCGTTGCAACGTGAGTTAGGGGTTGCGCCCATGCCGGAAACAACCGCGCTCTATGAGGCATTGGTGGGATATGCACATGATGCCAACAGGGGAGGCGTGGATACGCCGTAA
- a CDS encoding CHAT domain-containing protein, with amino-acid sequence MNPEDHIEIEDPTVQTLLDLADLESRCAWLRTHVPQPDEALLTKIHDAVERTKRLNPHLTLQLADVLDACARVWQDDAVRAESAYTRAKAFRHLGKYEQAVGCFETAIALHRQRGDDASVARVTVGYVDALLYLGHYEQALHYSAQAEQVFVRVGDQARLAKVLSNRGNVLARLGRFEEARQCYARAREAFRALGDWRRLMIVNINDANVHAELNAFREAVALLREARRYFEDTGESRVVAQIDVNMGYLAFAQGQYQSALRLLQQARSVFEEQALPVEVAYVDLHRSDCYLALNLWHEALETAQAARACFEAHAMNWEAARLWLNEAIAVAHLRDVCAALQALDQAQALFSEQGNVLWSAVADLHRAYLLWRKGAWEDARTYVLAARERFADYGVVGRVAECDVLLGEMALADNDLDEAQAHFQRVDMARVFPVAYRGAFGLGQVAHRRGQRRQAERAYKQAIAHIEQMYAGLQSEMYQMAFLQDKLPVYDKFVQFCLEEQTPQAQREAFSGIERAKSRALLDLLTRLSLEKRVRQHKHLSPHEKTLWRQMDDLKRELHWYYNRFYETVMESGMREAQPVSTLMSAIADREARLARLLKHWHVPEMAATPRNPVWTVRVEDVQQALPPKSALLEFYISREGEVILFGITHEQVVSRSLSVDMDTLKETLQHLRFTFNKFGYGTEYRQRYQHILWEAVHRDLRTLYAALIAPIETWLDGIETLVIVPHGLFHYIPFHALTPDGETYLLDQHIVTYAPSATLFCHTVQDFPTHVEQPPLLLGIHDASVPYVEAEVNFVRHIFPEATAYVGDTATLNVLRELTQTPACLHLATHAVFRSDNPFFSALKLADGWFFVSDVYEMQTMAPLVTLSACETGRAHVAVGDELVGLCRGFFAAGARSVVVSLWMVDDISTAKLMKQFYAALAAGMPVASALRHAQHVLREWYPHPYYWAPFVVMGNPFYRPQWPQ; translated from the coding sequence ATGAATCCAGAAGACCATATCGAAATAGAAGACCCCACCGTGCAAACGCTCCTCGATTTAGCCGATTTGGAATCGCGGTGTGCGTGGTTGCGCACCCACGTTCCCCAGCCGGATGAAGCGTTGTTGACGAAGATACACGACGCCGTCGAGCGCACAAAGCGCCTCAATCCACACCTCACGTTGCAACTTGCCGATGTTCTCGATGCCTGCGCGCGCGTCTGGCAGGATGACGCTGTACGTGCAGAAAGCGCCTATACGCGCGCCAAAGCCTTCCGCCATTTGGGGAAATATGAGCAGGCGGTGGGGTGCTTTGAGACAGCGATTGCCCTTCACCGCCAGCGCGGAGACGACGCCTCGGTTGCGCGGGTGACGGTGGGGTATGTTGATGCACTTTTGTACCTCGGCCACTATGAGCAGGCTTTACACTATTCTGCGCAAGCAGAGCAGGTGTTTGTGCGTGTGGGCGATCAGGCGCGGCTTGCCAAGGTGCTCTCGAATCGGGGGAATGTGCTCGCGCGTTTGGGGCGTTTTGAGGAGGCGCGTCAGTGTTATGCCCGTGCGCGCGAAGCCTTCCGAGCGTTGGGGGATTGGCGTCGGTTGATGATTGTTAATATCAACGATGCCAATGTGCACGCCGAATTGAACGCCTTTCGTGAAGCTGTTGCGCTCCTGCGTGAAGCCCGCCGCTATTTTGAGGATACCGGCGAATCGCGGGTGGTCGCGCAGATTGATGTGAACATGGGGTATCTGGCCTTCGCCCAGGGGCAATACCAGTCGGCGCTCCGCTTGTTGCAGCAAGCGCGCTCTGTCTTTGAGGAACAAGCGTTGCCTGTGGAAGTCGCCTATGTGGATTTGCATCGCAGCGATTGTTATCTGGCGCTCAATCTGTGGCATGAAGCGTTAGAGACGGCGCAAGCGGCGCGCGCTTGTTTTGAAGCGCATGCCATGAACTGGGAGGCGGCGCGCTTGTGGTTGAACGAAGCGATTGCGGTGGCGCATCTGCGTGATGTGTGTGCCGCATTGCAGGCGCTCGACCAGGCGCAAGCCCTGTTCAGTGAGCAGGGCAATGTGCTGTGGAGCGCGGTTGCCGACTTGCATCGCGCCTATTTGCTGTGGCGCAAGGGGGCTTGGGAAGACGCTCGGACGTATGTCTTGGCGGCTCGTGAGCGGTTTGCCGACTATGGTGTGGTTGGGCGCGTTGCTGAGTGTGATGTGCTGCTGGGAGAAATGGCGCTAGCGGACAATGACCTTGACGAAGCGCAGGCGCATTTTCAGCGTGTTGATATGGCGCGCGTGTTTCCCGTGGCGTATCGTGGAGCGTTTGGGTTGGGGCAGGTGGCGCATCGGCGGGGACAACGCCGCCAGGCGGAACGGGCATACAAACAAGCCATTGCGCATATCGAGCAAATGTACGCGGGCTTGCAGAGTGAGATGTATCAAATGGCGTTTTTGCAAGACAAATTGCCCGTGTACGACAAATTTGTGCAGTTTTGCCTGGAAGAACAAACGCCGCAGGCGCAGCGTGAAGCGTTTTCGGGTATTGAGCGGGCAAAATCGCGTGCGTTATTGGATTTGTTGACACGCCTTTCGCTTGAAAAACGGGTGCGCCAGCACAAACACCTTTCGCCCCATGAAAAGACGCTCTGGCGGCAAATGGATGACCTCAAGCGCGAGTTGCATTGGTACTACAACCGCTTTTACGAAACGGTGATGGAAAGCGGCATGCGCGAAGCCCAACCGGTCTCGACCTTGATGTCGGCGATTGCCGACCGTGAAGCGCGTTTGGCGCGCTTGCTGAAACATTGGCATGTGCCCGAAATGGCGGCAACGCCGCGCAATCCGGTTTGGACGGTGCGCGTCGAAGACGTTCAGCAAGCATTACCCCCAAAGAGTGCGCTCCTTGAATTTTACATAAGCCGCGAGGGTGAGGTTATTCTGTTTGGCATCACCCATGAGCAGGTTGTCTCCCGTTCGCTCTCCGTTGACATGGACACGCTCAAAGAAACGTTGCAGCATTTGCGGTTTACTTTCAATAAATTCGGGTATGGTACCGAGTATCGGCAACGGTATCAGCACATTTTATGGGAAGCGGTTCATCGTGATTTGCGGACATTGTATGCGGCGCTGATAGCCCCTATTGAAACATGGCTTGATGGCATTGAAACCCTGGTGATTGTACCGCACGGTCTTTTCCATTATATCCCCTTCCACGCTTTGACGCCGGATGGTGAAACGTATCTCCTGGATCAACATATTGTGACGTATGCGCCAAGTGCAACCCTGTTTTGCCACACGGTTCAGGACTTCCCCACGCATGTGGAACAACCTCCGCTTCTTCTCGGCATACACGACGCCTCCGTTCCCTATGTTGAGGCCGAAGTCAATTTTGTGCGGCACATTTTTCCCGAGGCAACGGCGTATGTGGGCGATACGGCCACGCTCAATGTGCTGCGTGAGTTGACGCAAACGCCGGCGTGCTTGCACCTGGCCACGCATGCTGTTTTTCGCTCGGACAATCCTTTCTTTTCGGCCTTGAAGTTGGCAGATGGCTGGTTTTTTGTCAGCGATGTGTACGAAATGCAGACCATGGCGCCTTTGGTGACCTTGAGCGCCTGTGAAACGGGACGCGCGCATGTGGCGGTTGGTGATGAGTTGGTGGGGTTATGCCGCGGCTTCTTTGCGGCGGGGGCGCGTTCAGTTGTTGTAAGCCTCTGGATGGTTGATGATATTTCGACAGCCAAGTTGATGAAGCAATTTTATGCGGCGTTAGCGGCGGGAATGCCTGTTGCCAGTGCTTTGCGGCATGCTCAGCATGTTCTCCGTGAGTGGTATCCACACCCCTATTACTGGGCGCCCTTCGTTGTCATGGGGAATCCGTTTTATCGACCTCAATGGCCTCAATAA
- a CDS encoding carboxypeptidase-like regulatory domain-containing protein — protein sequence MPAPHDPFEDPEFEGQEWIDPPPDVLKRVLKSFKRHQSRLQDRLVSTASLTFDSWSRMAPSGVRGALQERQTLFSLDDMDIDVQILKEEEEGMFTVHGQVLPRDGDVAALEGTEVQLLAGGEVYRRVLLDEMGYFRLTLVPAGTYAMRILLETRDIVVEPLDVQAFPAEGTA from the coding sequence ATGCCCGCGCCACATGACCCGTTTGAAGACCCTGAATTTGAGGGACAGGAATGGATTGACCCGCCGCCCGATGTGCTCAAACGTGTGTTGAAATCCTTCAAGCGGCATCAATCACGCTTGCAGGATCGTTTGGTGAGCACAGCATCTTTGACGTTTGACAGTTGGTCGCGTATGGCGCCTTCCGGCGTGCGTGGTGCTTTGCAAGAGCGCCAAACGCTGTTCTCGCTGGACGACATGGATATTGATGTCCAGATTCTCAAAGAGGAAGAAGAAGGGATGTTTACCGTGCATGGCCAAGTGTTGCCGCGAGACGGCGATGTGGCGGCGTTGGAGGGAACAGAAGTGCAATTGCTTGCGGGCGGCGAAGTGTATCGGCGTGTACTGTTGGATGAAATGGGCTACTTTCGGCTGACGCTTGTTCCCGCCGGGACATACGCCATGCGTATATTGCTTGAAACGCGCGATATCGTTGTTGAACCTTTGGATGTGCAGGCGTTTCCTGCTGAGGGGACTGCTTGA
- a CDS encoding RNA polymerase sigma factor, with amino-acid sequence MKTVSQMAFETCSDEDLVQACLEGNEAAWEELINRYARLIYTIPLRFGFPQHVADEVFQEVCLILLEKLHTLQNRRRLSSWLMTVTRRVCIRRYRTQPDAPMLDIQDVVVVHPERVEERVMRREEQQLLREALERLDERCRRLLALLFFDEEDGVSYQEIAELLDMPLGSIGPTRSRCLQKLRRILTDMEEEKTSKPENS; translated from the coding sequence ATGAAAACGGTTTCACAGATGGCATTTGAGACGTGCTCGGATGAAGACCTTGTACAAGCCTGTCTGGAAGGCAATGAAGCCGCGTGGGAAGAACTCATCAACCGCTATGCGCGCCTCATTTACACCATTCCCCTGCGATTTGGATTTCCCCAGCATGTGGCCGACGAAGTCTTTCAAGAGGTTTGCTTGATTTTGCTGGAAAAACTGCACACCTTGCAAAATCGTCGGCGGCTTTCATCGTGGCTGATGACCGTGACACGGCGCGTTTGTATTCGTCGGTATCGCACACAGCCTGATGCGCCCATGCTCGACATACAGGATGTTGTTGTGGTGCACCCAGAGCGTGTTGAAGAGCGTGTCATGCGGCGCGAAGAACAACAGCTTCTGCGAGAGGCGTTGGAGCGCCTGGATGAGCGTTGCCGCCGACTTTTGGCGCTGTTGTTTTTTGACGAAGAGGATGGGGTTTCGTATCAAGAGATTGCGGAACTCCTTGACATGCCGTTGGGGAGCATTGGCCCGACGCGGAGTCGTTGCCTGCAAAAGTTGCGGCGTATTCTGACCGATATGGAAGAAGAAAAAACCTCAAAACCCGAAAATTCATGA
- a CDS encoding S8 family serine peptidase — MVSRRVWGRLLGLVVLVLGVCVWGRPAHVLADAPPETYTWLVTLAPGVDGAGLAAEYGVAVVGEVPALALVALQASADVGAQLASDARVLSVSRDVLLDSQPRYIGFDGAPLTAQPRYIGFDGVPAEYGDQWARGVVRLDKAHQLATGQGVVVAVLDTGVDLDHPLLVDKLVPGYDVIDGDSLPDDVPNGIDQDGDGAIDEAAGHGTHVAGIVAMVAPDARIMPVRIFDSDGRGSYFDAIQGILYAVDHGADIINLSGHGPEDAPALQAAVAYAQAHGVLIVAAGGVNVLGYPALYDGVVSVGATDRYDLLTDFSTFQNGVAEVYAPGREIFSAYYNGGYAVWSGNSMATPFAAGAAALLRSVPGCDVACVVNTLRQTGRPLVQHPEAKRIDLYDALLQARGETDIAVRLQYRRGDTAWDTTTIVPQFRLVNDGGTIPYSALRIRYWLTPETAHALQAVVDYAAQGNENVTVATGQTTDGHTFVEVGFTDGAGLLYGGKAVGDGEFIQVNVHDAEWSAQDETNDYSFGADVVTWQEWERVTVYYDGRLVWGQEPAQPTNANACTVTFTVESSWDGGATVNAVVTNNQPADVDGWTLEWDWGASVPLITNMWNGSFMQNGGHVVVTNADWNHVVPAGGYVSFGFTLQGNAAGFEPAGLSLNGAPCSQ, encoded by the coding sequence ATGGTCTCTCGACGGGTCTGGGGGCGTTTGTTGGGCTTGGTTGTGCTTGTGCTGGGCGTATGCGTATGGGGGCGACCCGCGCACGTTTTGGCTGATGCGCCACCTGAGACATACACCTGGCTAGTGACCCTTGCGCCGGGTGTCGATGGGGCAGGCTTGGCGGCTGAGTATGGTGTTGCGGTGGTGGGTGAAGTGCCAGCCCTTGCATTGGTTGCGCTTCAGGCGAGTGCCGATGTGGGCGCACAACTTGCGTCGGATGCGCGTGTGCTCAGCGTGAGCCGTGATGTGCTCCTTGATAGTCAGCCGCGGTACATTGGTTTTGATGGTGCGCCGCTTACGGCACAGCCTCGCTACATTGGCTTTGACGGTGTTCCCGCAGAATATGGCGACCAGTGGGCGCGTGGCGTGGTGCGTTTGGACAAAGCGCACCAGCTGGCAACCGGGCAGGGCGTTGTGGTCGCGGTGCTGGATACCGGCGTAGACCTGGATCACCCCTTGCTGGTGGACAAGCTTGTGCCGGGCTACGATGTGATTGATGGGGACTCTCTGCCGGACGATGTCCCCAATGGCATTGACCAGGATGGGGATGGGGCGATTGATGAAGCCGCAGGACATGGTACGCATGTGGCCGGCATTGTGGCGATGGTCGCTCCTGATGCACGTATCATGCCTGTGCGCATTTTCGATAGCGATGGTCGCGGCTCGTACTTCGACGCTATTCAAGGCATTCTCTACGCGGTTGATCATGGCGCCGACATCATCAATTTGAGCGGGCATGGGCCTGAAGATGCGCCGGCTTTGCAAGCGGCCGTCGCATATGCCCAGGCGCACGGTGTTCTGATTGTAGCGGCGGGCGGCGTCAACGTGCTGGGGTATCCCGCACTGTATGATGGCGTGGTCTCTGTTGGGGCTACCGATCGCTACGACCTGCTCACCGACTTTTCGACGTTCCAGAATGGCGTCGCGGAGGTGTACGCCCCTGGGCGAGAGATTTTCTCGGCATACTACAATGGCGGCTATGCCGTGTGGAGCGGCAATTCCATGGCAACGCCTTTTGCGGCTGGTGCGGCGGCGCTTTTGCGTTCCGTGCCGGGGTGTGATGTGGCGTGTGTCGTGAACACCCTGCGCCAGACAGGGCGTCCGCTGGTGCAGCACCCTGAAGCAAAGCGCATTGACCTGTATGACGCCCTCTTGCAGGCGCGCGGCGAAACGGATATCGCTGTGCGGTTGCAGTATCGCCGTGGAGATACCGCTTGGGATACCACCACGATTGTCCCACAGTTTCGTCTTGTGAATGATGGCGGCACGATTCCATACAGTGCACTACGCATTCGCTACTGGTTGACGCCGGAAACGGCGCATGCTTTGCAGGCCGTAGTGGACTATGCCGCCCAGGGCAATGAGAATGTGACGGTTGCAACCGGGCAAACAACAGATGGACACACGTTTGTTGAGGTTGGCTTTACAGATGGGGCTGGCTTGCTCTATGGCGGCAAGGCTGTTGGCGACGGTGAGTTCATTCAGGTGAATGTGCATGATGCTGAATGGAGCGCCCAGGATGAGACCAACGATTACTCCTTTGGGGCGGATGTGGTGACGTGGCAGGAGTGGGAACGTGTCACCGTGTACTATGACGGGCGTCTGGTGTGGGGGCAAGAACCGGCGCAGCCGACAAACGCGAATGCCTGCACCGTCACATTCACGGTTGAATCAAGTTGGGATGGTGGTGCAACGGTGAACGCCGTGGTGACCAACAACCAGCCGGCTGATGTGGATGGGTGGACGCTTGAATGGGATTGGGGGGCGTCTGTCCCGCTCATCACCAACATGTGGAACGGTTCGTTTATGCAAAATGGGGGGCATGTTGTGGTCACCAATGCAGATTGGAACCATGTTGTACCTGCCGGCGGGTATGTCTCCTTTGGATTTACGCTTCAAGGAAATGCGGCCGGATTTGAGCCCGCCGGGCTTTCCTTGAATGGAGCGCCTTGCTCGCAGTAA
- a CDS encoding cellulase family glycosylhydrolase, whose amino-acid sequence MRSFSWRYACMVVMAVVWSAWLLGWSASAPLPSAKAATSGYLHTCGNQICDANGNVVAFSGVNWFGFETGNNVVHGLWSRNWEEVLDQIKALGYNSIRLPFSNEVLNPGTMPTGIDYSKNPDLVGLTSLEIMDKIIEGAGQRGLKVILDNHRSNAGASAQEGGLWYTADYPESRWIADWEMLVRRYAGNDTVVAVDLRNEPHDDACWGCGDPARDWRLAAERAGNAILAINPDLLIIVEGVECYGPGGENDPWKDADCTWWGGNLLGVREYPVRLNVPNRLVYSPHEYPASVFPQEWFSDPNYPDNLPAVWDHYWGYIYNENIAPLLIGEFGTRYVDESDKQWLQKFLPYIQQKGLSWTFWSLNPNSGDTGGILLDDWTTVHAEKQALLETIQYPLIGQGSVTPPATPSPEPGTPTPTLPPSTPTPTPVPPTPTPVPPTPTPPAGETACRVDYVVRNEWPGGATVDVTITNTGASTITGWTLAWTFAGNQQIAHLWNGAYTQTGASVTVTNAAWNGTIAPAGSVTFGFNLNWNGANPTPTTFTLNGQPCR is encoded by the coding sequence ATGCGGTCTTTTTCATGGCGCTACGCCTGTATGGTCGTGATGGCAGTGGTATGGAGCGCCTGGCTTCTGGGCTGGTCGGCTTCGGCACCGCTGCCGTCTGCCAAAGCGGCAACCAGCGGTTATTTGCATACATGCGGCAACCAAATTTGCGACGCCAATGGCAATGTGGTGGCGTTTAGCGGGGTCAACTGGTTTGGCTTTGAGACGGGCAACAACGTGGTGCATGGCTTGTGGTCGCGCAATTGGGAAGAGGTGCTCGATCAAATCAAAGCGCTGGGCTACAACAGTATTCGCTTGCCTTTTTCCAATGAGGTGCTGAATCCGGGCACCATGCCGACGGGGATTGATTACTCCAAAAACCCCGATTTGGTGGGACTGACCTCGCTGGAAATTATGGACAAGATTATCGAAGGCGCCGGACAACGGGGCTTGAAGGTGATTTTGGATAACCACCGCTCCAATGCGGGGGCGAGTGCGCAAGAAGGTGGGCTTTGGTACACCGCCGATTACCCTGAGAGTCGCTGGATCGCCGACTGGGAAATGCTGGTGCGCCGCTATGCCGGAAACGATACCGTGGTTGCGGTTGACTTGCGCAACGAGCCGCACGACGATGCTTGTTGGGGCTGTGGCGACCCAGCGCGTGATTGGCGGCTGGCGGCGGAGCGTGCTGGAAACGCCATTTTGGCGATCAACCCCGATTTGCTGATTATCGTTGAAGGCGTGGAATGCTATGGGCCTGGTGGTGAGAACGACCCCTGGAAAGACGCTGATTGCACCTGGTGGGGTGGCAATTTGCTGGGCGTGCGCGAGTATCCTGTGCGCTTGAATGTGCCCAACCGTCTGGTCTATTCGCCACACGAATACCCCGCCTCGGTGTTCCCACAAGAGTGGTTCTCGGACCCCAACTACCCTGACAATTTGCCGGCGGTGTGGGACCATTACTGGGGCTACATTTATAACGAGAACATAGCCCCCCTGCTGATTGGTGAATTTGGCACGCGCTACGTGGATGAGAGCGACAAGCAATGGCTGCAAAAGTTTTTGCCCTATATCCAGCAGAAAGGGCTGAGTTGGACATTCTGGTCGCTCAACCCGAATTCGGGCGATACCGGCGGCATTTTGCTGGATGATTGGACGACTGTGCACGCTGAAAAACAGGCTTTGCTGGAAACGATTCAGTACCCGCTTATTGGGCAAGGGAGCGTCACGCCGCCGGCGACGCCTTCACCTGAACCGGGGACGCCCACGCCGACGCTGCCGCCATCAACACCCACCCCCACGCCCGTCCCGCCCACGCCGACCCCTGTGCCGCCGACGCCCACGCCGCCCGCCGGCGAAACCGCCTGCCGCGTGGACTACGTGGTGCGCAACGAGTGGCCTGGCGGCGCGACGGTGGACGTGACCATCACGAACACCGGCGCCAGCACCATCACTGGCTGGACGCTGGCATGGACCTTCGCCGGCAACCAGCAGATTGCGCACCTCTGGAACGGCGCCTACACGCAGACCGGTGCGAGCGTGACAGTCACCAACGCCGCCTGGAACGGCACGATTGCGCCGGCTGGCTCGGTCACGTTTGGCTTCAACCTCAATTGGAACGGCGCGAACCCGACGCCGACCACCTTCACGCTCAACGGGCAGCCCTGCCGGTAA